The stretch of DNA TTCTCCTTGTCATTTCTCTACCCTCTTTATCCTTTATTTCTTAGCCGAAGCCGGTACATCTTCCACACCTGCAGAAGAGGAATTAGACTGGATCATAATTCCATCATGTTCAGGGGTAACATAGCCAAGCTTTCGGGCCTCTTCAGGAATAGCCTCCAAGAGATTCTGCTTACGCACAGACAGCTCGGAATATTCGAGATTCGCTTCCTTAATCTTGCTTTCCGCTTTATGAATCTGCATCTTGAGGTCGTATAAATGAGCATTGCGCCATATAATGGCCCCGCCCACAACTATTATAAAAGCCAAGGTCATAAGATAAAGAAGCTTCTCCTTAGCAGGCAAACCGCTGCGCCGGGTAACCACCTTGGTTGTCTCCCGGTATTTCGGCGCGCCATGTACGCGTTCAGTCGCTCTTTCTTTAACCGCTAAATTCCCTCTCGTATAAGCCATATCAGTTATCCTCCGCTATCGTTGGCAATTTCTCAGCTACGCGCAATTTGGCTGAACGCGCTCTGGAGTTCTGTTCCAATTCTTGTTCCGAAGGAAGCAGCGGTTTACGGTTGATCAGCTTAAGCGTCCCTTTCCCCCCGCATACACACATCGGAAAATCCGGCGGACAGGTACATTTCTCTACATACTCTGCAAAGATTTGCTTGCACAGACGATCTTCCAAGGAATGAAAAGTAATCACAGACACTCTACCACCCGGAGCCAGACAGCGTACCGATTGATGCAGCGCCTCCTTAAAGGCTCCAAGCTCATCATTTACGGCGATGCGAAGCGCCTGAAAGCTGCGTTTGGCCGGATGGCCTCCCGTCCGCCTCGCAGCAGCAGGTATTCCTTCCTTAATGAGCTCCACGAGTTCACCGGTCGTCTCGACAGGCGCCTCCTTTCGACGCTCTGCAATCACCTTAGCAATTCTGCGGGAGAACTTCTCTTCCCCGTACTGAAAAAGAATGCGGGCGATCTCCTTCTCCGGCCATTCATTAACAATGTCACGTGCGGTTAATTCCGCTGACTGGTCCATGCGCATATCCAGCGGCGCATCCGCATTGTAGCTAAATCCCCGCTCGCCTTCATCGAACTGGGGAGAAGAGACCCCCAAATCGAACAGAATCCCATCGACTTGCGGAATGCCGTCTTCTTGAGGAACTCCCTCGATTTCCAGCAGCTTCTGCTCCAAATCGCGGAAATTGCTCTTCACGAGCGTATAACGGCCTTCAAAGTCTTTCAATCGTTCTCTTGCGTTCTCCAAGGCCCAATCATCCTGGTCGAAGGC from Paenibacillus sp. CAA11 encodes:
- the rsmH gene encoding 16S rRNA (cytosine(1402)-N(4))-methyltransferase RsmH; translation: MFHHITVLKEEATSGLHIKPGGIYVDCTLGGGGHSSVILSQLGPSGRLIAFDQDDWALENARERLKDFEGRYTLVKSNFRDLEQKLLEIEGVPQEDGIPQVDGILFDLGVSSPQFDEGERGFSYNADAPLDMRMDQSAELTARDIVNEWPEKEIARILFQYGEEKFSRRIAKVIAERRKEAPVETTGELVELIKEGIPAAARRTGGHPAKRSFQALRIAVNDELGAFKEALHQSVRCLAPGGRVSVITFHSLEDRLCKQIFAEYVEKCTCPPDFPMCVCGGKGTLKLINRKPLLPSEQELEQNSRARSAKLRVAEKLPTIAEDN